The genomic stretch TAGGCGTTCAACTGATAGTTTTTGTCGGCAATAGAGAAGACTTTATGGCAGTAAATTCTCAATTTTCTGTTGTTCCTTGCAGGAGGGTGTATAATTGCATCGTGGGACAGTCCATCTCAACCTCAAAATACCACAATCTACAGGGAGAACCGACTACCATTATTGGTGATCTCGATAGAGCAAAGTGAATATACCAAGCTCTCCAAAAATATCAGGGAGAAGGCATAGCCATAAAGCTCAATGTCACGTCCATCATCAAACAAATCAATGGGATGAGTATCAGCCCTCCAATAAGTGGCTAAAAAGGCCATAAGGAGTGAATAAATAAGCGATAATCGCCCTGCCTGGTTATTTTTTCTGATCCTCTATCATATCAAATACTATGCTTAAGTCATTTACCATTTATATGCTTGTATCATTGTATAATAGCAAGATAAATGATGTTTTCTAAGACACTATTTTCTATGTAAATGTGCATAGCAACATGACATTCGAGTACGACCAACGACGTTGATCCCAACACATATAAAGTGGGTGTTGTTGTTGCAGATGCTTTGTACTTCTTGCTATAGTAATAAATCCCCCATATAAAGTCAGGGGTATTGTGGGAGACGCTTTGTACGTCCGGATAAAACAATGAATCCCCCAATAAAGTTAGGGGTGTTATCAAATACGCTTTATATGTCCAACTGAAGCAATCAATCCCCAACATAAAGTCATGGGTATTGTCAGAGACACTTTATACGTCCGGCTAAAGCAACCAATCCCCCCACATGCAATAACAGGCCACCCTCGTTTGCCAGCTAGCCACTCGAGATTCCATGGTGGGTTGACAACACGTCAATCTCTGACCGATTTTAATCTGGTAGGGGGAAGGGGAAACAGACTTTGGTCGGGAACAACCTTAGTGACATCCAATGAACTTCGAGGGAAAACGTCGCACGTTCATAAGGATCTGGAGTTGTGCACTCAAGAACACACCGAATACCTCAAAACACATaccaataataataaaatttgtaTTACTTTTTGTCATAGTGACGTCCAATAAACTTATAGGAAAGAATTCATAAGTTCATAGAGACCCGGAGCTGTACACCCGGGATAGTAACAAATGTCTTAGAACGATGACGTCCAATTAACTTTAGGGGAAGACCTCGTAAATTCGGAAGAAGAAAAATCAGAGTCATGCACTCAGAACCATAAAAAAACACCTATAATAGGTTTAAAAAAAAGGAATTTCATTAAAATAGAAGTATTTTATATATACTTTTCCATTACAAGGAACAAAAAAAAAGGAGAAAGTGTCGGACTAAAATCTCGTCAGGTCTACTTCCGTAGAAAAACGACCATCTCGTCCACAATGGCTCGATCCGATCGGATTTGTTTTCTGGAAAGTGAAAGCGGGTGGTGGAAATACTCTACTTGATCTTAAAGCATTTTCAAATGATTGTGAAACTGCCTCAAGGGTGGAATAAGTACAATCAACCTTCATCTCCATGGTTTTCACCAGTTGAGCTACCTGGTCGAAAAGAGAACCAGTGAACTTCAAAGGAAGCAAAACATCCTTCACTCCAGAGAGAGAGGTAGAAGCTTTCTTTGCCTCGTGCAGGGACTTGTCTCGTTGAAGCTCAAGTCACGAATGATATCCTTCATCCGTTGCTTTTCAATACGATACCAGTTAGACCGAAAAGCATCATAATGGTCAGACACACCTAAGACTAGAGCAGTCGAGGCACGCCAAGGACACTTGGACAATTCATCTATTCCATCCTTCAAAACAGACCCGGAGAATCCAGTCAAGTAAACACAATCCTTATTTAGAGGAGGGAATTGACGACTTCCAGCATAAAGAGAGCTAGATCCCATCAGTAAGGAGCAAGCAGATCGACCCAAGACATTCGGTAAATTCGACAAGTTTTCCGTGACAACATATTTCTGAATGGCCACACTCCCCACCTTAGAAGATGAAACTGCTCAATTTTGATAGTTAATTATTgttattaattaaaaaatttacttttttttacaatcttttttatttaattaatgGGTCATGCTACTTTTTTTTACAacttttttatttaattattgttATTAATTATTCTTAATCTTTTTACgatttaaaattttcaaataaagAAAATTTGTTATGTTCATTTCATTGAATACAcctaattttttttaattaattatttatgttttcagtGCATTGAATATAcatatatttaaaaaaatacaTGTCTTTTTAATCTCCTAAATAATACtcaatttattattttaatttcttaaCCGGTGTCCTTAGGATACTCGTCAGCATTTCGTTTAATTAATTTTACAGATAAATTATAATAAAcaaataatataattaataattttttaataaaaaatgtGAATGACTTTTTTAAAATAAGGACTATATTGTCAATTTCTTAAATCATTATTTTTCTCTCTTCACTATTTATCTTCTTTCTCTTCTCTATCAAATATTACCTCAAATCTCAcctctttctcttttctcatACTCTTTCTCATCTGTTTCAAATCGACCCTAAATATATTTAAGAGATTTTGAGTAATTTTGTGCATAAttaattaaaatgttattttcattaaaaaaataattaattaatgTTGTTGAGACTACCTAATAAAAAGTCTTGTTCATACGAATAAAAGGTTATTGCTCAACAACACAATCAGTGGGAATAAAAACATTGAGATGAAATGGTGGCTGGTTGGAAAATGGGGGAGGAGAAGAACCATCCCATTCTCATTCCCCCACAGAACCTTACGTTCAGATGCAGCGTTGGAAGCCATAGCTAAAGCTTCCGTAGATAAAGTTCCCACTATAGTTCTCTACAATTACCCATCCTTTTCTGGAGCATTCTCCTCTCTCTTCGCTCACCTCTTCCACACTCGTCACAATCTCCCTTCCCTTACTCTTCCTTTCTCTTCCGTTCCCTCCCTCGCTTTCACTGTTGAAGATTTGTGTATTGAAGGCCTTCAAACATGCTACCTTCTCGACTTTCTTCCTCCAAAGGAGTTCCTTTTCAAACTTTCCCATCATTCAAATTGCAAGTAGGTTATTTTTTTCTCAGTTCTCATGTGATTTTGGTTACTTATTAATGTGATTGTGTTTATGTGTTTAGGATTATTGGGTTTGATCATAGGAAATCAGTGCTTACGCATATTCCTTCTGCAAATGAGTATCCTGAGAATATTATGATTAATGTTAACCTTGACAAGAGTAGCTCCAGAGCTGTTTATGAATACTTTACCGACAAATGCAAGGATATTAAAACTTCTAATGTAAGTAagaattttaatttttattcccTTTGTCTCGTGATGCAACAATGGCTGTGATAGAATGATGTTTGGATACTGTTTAAGGGTGTGGTTTCAAGTTTGGTGGACTCAAAAGATAAAGGCCGTGTGGAGAATATTCTTAGGTATATCGAGGACGGAGATCTTCGCCGATGGAGCTTGCCTGATATTAAGCCCTTTAACATTGGACTAGGTGAATGGCGGCCGAGGTTTAGCTGCATTTCTAACCCATACATGTTTAAGCAGGTATGATTCATTATCCTTCATGTTTGCTTCTGGGTTTTCCTTGTAGCTTAATAAAAGTTTGGACTTGTGTTTAAGTTTATATGGAAACAATCGACTAAGTAATAATTTTTGCATCCATGATTTTCATGTTTCTCAAAAGGATGTAATTTACTTAAGCCAAGTCAAATAGTTTAACCAGGAAACTGAAAAAAAAATTCAGTTTAAAATAAATGTGTTTGAACCACCGTAGAACTATGTATCCTGCTATTTCatgtattatatatatataacattTGGTTGCTGATCTATATCATCTGCTTGGGAAGAGAATAAAATATTTCATAAGTTGATTAATTATTTGAAGTGACCATGATTAATACAAATTCAGAGCCTTTCTGTTAGACTGTCATAAAGTACTACTGCAACATTTCTGGCTATAGCATCCATCTATTTTGTTGCTTACTTGCATTTATGTGCCTCGCTAACATTACAATAACCAAAAACATCCGTATTTTTTAGTCTTGTTGTAAATTGTTGTCAATTTATCTCTTGTTATTATGTATACGCTTAATATTTTTTATGCTTGAAAAAATATGTATTGCAGTTGATGGAATTGAGTGTTGAAGAGTTAATTGCTAAAGGAAATTCATCTATTTCAGCTCGCCGGAATGCTGCAAGTAAATTGCTGGAAAAGGTTTTCAGGGTTCGGCTGGGTAGAGGATTTTATGGAGAGTGTCTGGTAATGTTTCAGGATTTAATCATCTTAGTTTCTATAGTTCTTAACATGCTGTAATAGTTATGCTGGTTTTTTTAGTACTTCATGAAGAACTAATAATTGCCAATTTGATTGATTATAACAGCATCATGCATTGGTAATGTGGTCCCTCCCGACCCTCCCCATTTTGTGGTTGAAACCTGTAATCATGTTTTGTTGCCTTGGTTACTGTGTAGGGAGTTCGGGCAGATGGGAACTCTAACTTAAGTGATGAAATTGGTTTGCTTCTTAGTGTTAAAAGTGCTGCTATTGGTTTGAGGTGAGGTAATTTATTTTGAAGATTTACTGAATTTATGTTTCTATTATTATCTTACTAGAAGAGTAATTTTTTCAGAGGTTAACAGCAATAaaagttcaattaaaatttgACTATGGCTTGATCAACCTTATCATGACCATGGTGATTGGAATAATCATTCATTACACTGAATATGTCTTCAGAAGAACAAAAAGCATGCAACTGTTTAGTACTAATGGCTTGTCAGCATTTAGGATTGCCTGCCAATTCTTATTATGGATTTTTAATTTGGTCAAAGAATTGTCAAATTCTATAATCCGATCCACTGAGCATTTTCGTCAATGACAGGCCTATAGGAGCTGTGATATTCATGCAACGGAATAATCTCAAAATGTGTTTGCGCAGCTCTGATAGTGCTACTGATACTTCTGAGGTTGCTAAGGTGCGTGCTTTTTGCTTCTATATAATTTTTGTCTTATCGATTTGATATTTTTAACATTTCGGGAAATAAATATTAATGAGTATTCTGCACTGCCATCATGAAGGCATATGGCGGAGGAGGTTCTGCAAGTTCAAGCTCCTTCATAATAAGGATGGATGAGTACAACCAATGGATTTCAGCAAATCCGTTATGATGGTTTCTGGGTTTGAATATAGTCTTGGCTTGCTGTCATGAAAATGCTCATTTGATAAATTCACTAGGGGTCTTTATTGAAATCTTCAGTGACAATATGATCCTTATTGAAATCATTAGTGACAATATGATGGCTTGTGGCACTTGATATAACATATCAAATTCTGTGGCAAAAGGGATCTATTGAGACAGAGACGCTGAGGATGTGATGATTGTAGAACACTTTGCATTCCCCGTTTGATATGGAAGATGACAGTAGTGTTTTTGTAACTTATCTGTTGGCTGTCATGATAATTGATGATGCGTGTGATATAAGTTGAGGAACAAAGCATTCATCTTGGGAGTAAACAAGCTACTGTAGGAAGTTGATTTCATGGACAACaatgttgaagaagatgaaaaggAAATAACATTCCCGGTGTGTATTTTCTGATGAGTCTTAAGGCTCACAATCGTTTTTCCACAACTTTTAGTTGGACTTTCTTCCACAGGTGTTTTTTCTATACATATTCTTTTTTCCATTTTCAGTGCTAACCTGAAAATAAACATTTAAGTTGTATTCAGTTATTAATTTCTCTGACTTTTATCCCTGTTATCTTCACTTCTGATAATTGCATCCTTAATGCATATAATGCATATATGTACTTATTTTTAGTTTCAAGGGTGGATGTTTTGTCCAGCTCCAAAACCAAGAGAGAGAAATTGAATTTCACCCCTGAATTTGGTGGGTGGTTTATGTGTTTTGCTAATACAAATTCCCTAAAACGAGTCCTTCAAATATTACTAGAGTTTCCTGCGTCAGGCAATTGGATAGCTCATTTTCATCAAGTTAAGGATAAGGAGTTACAGTATCTGATGAATGAGAAAATGCTAACATAACCGATATATAAATTATAAACCAAATAAAAACAGAACATAGTAAAACTGTTTCC from Lathyrus oleraceus cultivar Zhongwan6 chromosome 7, CAAS_Psat_ZW6_1.0, whole genome shotgun sequence encodes the following:
- the LOC127106181 gene encoding uncharacterized protein LOC127106181; the protein is MKWWLVGKWGRRRTIPFSFPHRTLRSDAALEAIAKASVDKVPTIVLYNYPSFSGAFSSLFAHLFHTRHNLPSLTLPFSSVPSLAFTVEDLCIEGLQTCYLLDFLPPKEFLFKLSHHSNCKIIGFDHRKSVLTHIPSANEYPENIMINVNLDKSSSRAVYEYFTDKCKDIKTSNGVVSSLVDSKDKGRVENILRYIEDGDLRRWSLPDIKPFNIGLGEWRPRFSCISNPYMFKQLMELSVEELIAKGNSSISARRNAASKLLEKVFRVRLGRGFYGECLGVRADGNSNLSDEIGLLLSVKSAAIGLRPIGAVIFMQRNNLKMCLRSSDSATDTSEVAKAYGGGGSASSSSFIIRMDEYNQWISANPL